The genomic window ATGAACCTCAGGCCTGCCTCCACCGCTTCAGCGCGGGCCATATCCATGGTCTTGATGGGGGTGGCGGGAACATCGTTCATCAGATAGTCGGGATGGAAACGGGAGAAATGGACCGGCATACTGGCATCGATCCCGGCCGCCCAGCGGCAGAAGTCCCTGATCTCCTCCATGGAGTCGTTCCTTCCGGTGATGATCAGGTATGTGAGCTCGACATGGATCCCCAGATCATGAGCCAGCTCCACCGTGTCCAGGACCGGCTGAAGACGGGCCTTGCATATCTTGCGATAGAACTCGTCCCGGAATCCCTTCACGTCGATGTTGGCGGCGTCGATGACCTCGGCCAGTTTCCTGACCGGCTCTTCGTTTACGAAACCGTTGGTCACGAAAACTGTGAACTGTCCGTTCGCCCTGCAGGCCTTCGAAGCGTCGTAGACGAATTCGTGCCACATGGTTGGCTCGTTGTAGGTCCAGGCCACGCCTTCACAGGTGGATTTATGGCATAGTTCCGGAACATCGTCCGGCGTAAGGTCGCGGAGATGCACATCAGCGATCTTGGCCTGCGATATGGTGAAGTTCTGGCAATGGAGGCACCCAAGGTTGCAGCCCACGCTCCCGAACGACAGGACCTGTTTCCCTGGGTGGAAATGGAACAGTGGCTTCTTCTCGACCGGATCGACCGCCATCGAGGACGCGCGGCCATAGCTCAAGGCGATCAGCTCGCCTTCCATGTTCTTCCTCACTCCGCAGATGCCGGTCTTGCCGTCCGCTATGCGGCATTCATGCGGGCATAGATGGCAGGCCACCTTGCCTTCGGCAGTGTCCCAGAACCTCGCCTTCATACTTTTCACCCCTTGAAATGTTCGAACCCCTTCTTCTCCAGGGGAAGCAGCTGTCCGCTCCTCTTGACGACGTTGGGCCCGTCCTTTCTGACCTCACCGACCACGGTGAAATCCTTATTCAGCATCTGGTGCAGTTCCTCGACCCGGTCACGTTCCACCGTGAACAGCAGCTGGTAGTCGCCACCGGAGTAAAGCACCATATCCTCCACCGGCATCAGCTTGAGCTCGGAGATCTCATAGACATCGTTGGGGATGGGCAGGGAATCCCAGTTTAGCATGAAATTGACCCCGCTGGCCTTAGTAAGCTCATGGATGGAAGAGGCCAGACCGTCAGATGTGTCCATGCAGGACGTGACGAAGCCTGAGGCGGAGAGCAAGGCTGCCTCCTTTACCCTGGGGATCGGCTCCAGAAGGGCCTTCCTCGCCCTGGGATGTTTGTTTTCCAGCGTGAGGTCCTCGAAACCGGCACCCGCCAGTCCGGCGGTGCCGGTCATTGCAAGCAGGTCTCCGGCCTTCGCTCCACTACGAAGAAGTATGCCGTCCTTGCGCACCGTTCCCACTGCCGTCCCGGCCAAGGCCATCTCATAGCATTCCTTGGTATCTCCTCCGACATAGTCGGAGGCCACCATCTCTGAGCATTCCTTGATGCCCCTTGCCACATCCTTGACATAGGAGATGTCGGTCTCCTTCGGGAATCCCATGGAGACCACGAAGCAGAGGGGAATGGCACCCATGGCCGCTATGTCGCTATAGTTGACCGCAGCCACTGTCCATCCTACCTGCCTGGGGGTCATGATGTCCGGTACATGGGTGTGCTTGGCGATCATGTCCGTCGTGATCACCAGATAGCGGTCTCCCAGATCGATCGCCGCAGCATCATCCCCCGGACCGATCACGCCGCAATTGCCGGCCAATTTGATCAGGTCATCGACGGCGGCTTTCTCTCCCATATCCATCAATCGGCTCATCGCTATGTCACGGTAGGAGGGTGGATAAAATGATTGCCACGCTCTTCTGACGGTAAATGTGCCAATCTTTTAGAACCCGAGGGTCATTAGAGGCCAGCGCACATGAGAATCGAAGTACCATATGGCAAGGAAGGCCATCAATCCCTGACCATTCCGGAAGCCAATTACCTTGGGACCTTGAGGCCCAACGAGCTCCCCCACTCGGATGAACAGTGGGAACTGGACCGGGCTCTCCAGAACCCGATCTCATCGGATCGGATAGAGGATTTCCTGAGAGGGGGCAAAGATATCGTCTTCATCGTCAACGATGGGACGCGTCCGACCCCCACCGCGTCGGTGCTCCGGGCATTATCGAAGAGGATCGACCTCAAGGGCGTCCGATTCCTGATCGCCACAGGCATCCACCGGGAACCGACCGAGGACGAGTACCGCATGATATTCGGGGAACTGTACGATTCGTTGAAGGACCAGATCCATTCACACGATTCACGTAAGGATCCGATGGTCCTGTTGGGTCATTCCAAGAACGGGACCGAGATGTCGGTCAATGAGATCGCCGTGAACGCCGACCGACTGGTCATCATCACCAGCGTGGAACCGCACTACTTCGCCGGCTATACCGGCGGACGCAAATCGTTCCTGCCTGGCGTAGCTTCCTACAGAACCATAGAGCAGAACCACAAATTGGCCATGGGTTCCGAAGCCCAGGCCATCGCGCTGGCCGGCAACCCGGTCCACGAGGACATGATGGACGCTCTGCAGATGGTCAAAGGGAAGAAGATCTTCTCCATACAGGCGGTGTTGGACCGGCACCAGCACGTGTATCGGGTGGCGGCCGGGGACCTGAACCTGTCCTTTGACCAGGCTGTCAAGTGGGCCAACGATGTCTTTTCCGTCGAGATCGGGGAGAAGGCGGACGTGGTGGTGAGCGTCGCCCAATATCCCATGGATATCGACCTGTACCAATCCCAGAAAGCGCTGGACAACGGGAAGTGGGCGCTCAAGGAGGGCGGAACACTGATCCTCGTATCTAAGTGCCGCAAAGGGGTAGGTGACGAGGTGTTCTGCAACCAACTGTCACTTTCCACCGACCCGTTCCAAATACTGAAGAATCTGACCCAGGAATACAAGCTTGGTTACCATAAGGCGGCCAAGGTGGCCGAGATCATGACCTGGGCCAAGATATCCGCGGTAACCGACCTGGACCCGGCGTTGATCAGAAGGATCAACATGATGCCCTTCAAAGAAGTCCAATCGGCAGTGGACCAGGCAATAGAGAACGGTCCGGAATCAAAGGTGATGGTCATCCTGGACGGAAGCGTCTTGGTACCGAGGCTGGTGCAGCAATGAGCGATTTCATCGAGGCCGAGAATCT from Methanomassiliicoccales archaeon includes these protein-coding regions:
- the larA gene encoding nickel-dependent lactate racemase, with protein sequence MRIEVPYGKEGHQSLTIPEANYLGTLRPNELPHSDEQWELDRALQNPISSDRIEDFLRGGKDIVFIVNDGTRPTPTASVLRALSKRIDLKGVRFLIATGIHREPTEDEYRMIFGELYDSLKDQIHSHDSRKDPMVLLGHSKNGTEMSVNEIAVNADRLVIITSVEPHYFAGYTGGRKSFLPGVASYRTIEQNHKLAMGSEAQAIALAGNPVHEDMMDALQMVKGKKIFSIQAVLDRHQHVYRVAAGDLNLSFDQAVKWANDVFSVEIGEKADVVVSVAQYPMDIDLYQSQKALDNGKWALKEGGTLILVSKCRKGVGDEVFCNQLSLSTDPFQILKNLTQEYKLGYHKAAKVAEIMTWAKISAVTDLDPALIRRINMMPFKEVQSAVDQAIENGPESKVMVILDGSVLVPRLVQQ
- the amrS gene encoding AmmeMemoRadiSam system radical SAM enzyme, which codes for MKARFWDTAEGKVACHLCPHECRIADGKTGICGVRKNMEGELIALSYGRASSMAVDPVEKKPLFHFHPGKQVLSFGSVGCNLGCLHCQNFTISQAKIADVHLRDLTPDDVPELCHKSTCEGVAWTYNEPTMWHEFVYDASKACRANGQFTVFVTNGFVNEEPVRKLAEVIDAANIDVKGFRDEFYRKICKARLQPVLDTVELAHDLGIHVELTYLIITGRNDSMEEIRDFCRWAAGIDASMPVHFSRFHPDYLMNDVPATPIKTMDMARAEAVEAGLRFIYLGNMAAADGENTVCPKCGSLAVRRLGFYTEIVAMDKNGNCGKCGEPLNMIM
- the thiL gene encoding thiamine-phosphate kinase; amino-acid sequence: MSRLMDMGEKAAVDDLIKLAGNCGVIGPGDDAAAIDLGDRYLVITTDMIAKHTHVPDIMTPRQVGWTVAAVNYSDIAAMGAIPLCFVVSMGFPKETDISYVKDVARGIKECSEMVASDYVGGDTKECYEMALAGTAVGTVRKDGILLRSGAKAGDLLAMTGTAGLAGAGFEDLTLENKHPRARKALLEPIPRVKEAALLSASGFVTSCMDTSDGLASSIHELTKASGVNFMLNWDSLPIPNDVYEISELKLMPVEDMVLYSGGDYQLLFTVERDRVEELHQMLNKDFTVVGEVRKDGPNVVKRSGQLLPLEKKGFEHFKG